A single Dermacentor variabilis isolate Ectoservices chromosome 9, ASM5094787v1, whole genome shotgun sequence DNA region contains:
- the LOC142557987 gene encoding uncharacterized protein LOC142557987, with the protein MPGHGQGRVHRFRDHVVAGVNWRPTKFVDEVPSSRVCGLCRMIPKRMVLLPCSHALCQSCHAASLEGGVGQCPLDQVQFDEAECFTYEFPTRIANTLKVYCWNEEHGCGYTGTTDHVLEHYEKECTCHTVECLRCGEGVQHRDLPTHCAAGCTARVSVAITACPSSEPTALTLEDVNADKKNLKAMLGNLIHDQLLPVMQSQLNELTEQVRKQEAGFAEITREIGASERNLKGDMAQIAATISSTVSHQLTSLENPEVEASTSSSLTWRLEKAMMFRNSEHLAARSVSALGHLRQTSAPPHSSGVIAHCEPLYSSIRHLTSVLSARDRRISLTYILTLENCNEMICWQVSRRKFAEIMVWHMRDTYFTVATFKCLDSAAPVLIVEIEFNGMLADSRGSPPFWHMEVCDYATPKCHSLTSRAMPCLGNRRPDSLLHFHLEFRVRIASLIDDGFLKDGKLTFEIALTNSEVDGGVKGTP; encoded by the exons ATGCCGGGTCACGGACAAGGACGGGTGCATCGTTTTCGAGATCATGTCGTCGCCGGCGTCAACTGGCGACCAACGAAGTTCGTCGACGAGGTTCCCAGTTCGCGTGTGTGCGGCCTCTGCCGCATGATCCCAAAACGGATGGTGCTGTTGCCGTGCTCGCACGCTCTGTGCCAATCTTGCCACGCAGCCAGTCTCGAAGGGGGCGTTGGCCAGTGTCCATTGGATCAAGTGCAATTCGACGAAGCGGAGTGCTTCACGTATGAATTCCCTACAAGGATCGCGAATACCTTGAAG GTGTACTGCTGGAACGAAGAGCACGGCTGCGGGTACACGGGCACCACGGACCATGTGCTGGAACACTACGAGAAGGAATGCACATGTCACACCGTGGAATGTTTGCGATGCGGAGAGGGAGTCCAGCACAGAGACCTGCCAACGCACTGCGCGGCCGGATGCACTGCCCGTGTTTCTGTCGCTATCACAGCGTGTCCGTCCTCGGAACCGACAGCACTGACCCTTGAAGACGTGAACGCTGACAAGAAAAACCTGAAGGCGATGTTGGGCAATCTCATCCACGACCAGCTGCTGCCAGTAATGCAGAGTCAGTTGAATGAGCTTACAGAACAAGTCAGAAAGCAGGAAGCCGGATTCGCTGAAATAACTCGTGAAATCGGAGCATCCGAGCGCAATTTAAAGGGTGACATGGCTCAAATAGCAGCCACGATCTCATCTACTGTGTCGCACCAGCTGACCTCTCTGGAAAATCCGGAGGTTGAAGCCAGCACTTCATCGTCACTGACTTGGCGTCTGGAAAAGGCGATGATGTTTCGAAATTCGGAACACTTAGCCGCCCGATCAGTCAGTGCTCTGGGACACTTGCGGCAGACTTCCGCGCCGCCTCATTCCAGCGGTGTCATTGCTCATTGTGAGCCTCTGTACTCTAGCATTAGGCATTTAACCAGTGTGCTGTCAGCGAGAGACAGACGGATTAGTTTGACGTATATCCTGACCCTGGAAAACTGTAATGAAATGATTTGCTGGCAGGTTTCGAGGAGAAAGTTTGCTGAGATTATGGTGTGGCATATGAGAGACACGTACTTTACGGTTGCCACCTTCAAGTGCTTGGACAGTGCGGCACCGGTTCTCATTGTGGAGATCGAGTTTAACGGAATGCTGGCAGACTCTAGGGGTTCACCGCCTTTTTGGCACATGGAAGTGTGCGATTATGCAACGCCCAAGTGTCATTCGCTTACTTCCCGTGCCATGCCTTGTCTCGGCAACCGCCGTCCTGACTCGTTGCTACACTTTCACCTCGAATTCCGTGTACGTATTGCCTCGCTGATAGATGATGGTTTCCTCAAAGACGGAAAGCTAACATTTGAAATCGCGCTCACCAACAGCGAGGTTGACGGTGGTGTCAAAGGAACACCCTAA